The Flavivirga eckloniae genomic interval AACAGCAAGAATAGTATGGGGCTTAAAATAGCATTAGGAGTAGCATTGGTTTTATTTTTAGCTACTGGATTTTATACAATAAACTTGTATAAAAGTAGTAACCAGGTGCAAAAAGATTTAACCGAAGAAAAGCAATTGGTTATGAATGACCTAAATGCTATGGCTAAACAATATGACGTTGCTATTAGCGAAAATGATGTTGCCAATAAGAACTTACTAGACGCAAGATCACGTATTCAAGGTTTAATAGACTCATTAAAGATTTCTGAGACTAACGTAAGAAGTTTATGGAGATATAAAAAGAAATACCAGTCTTTACAAAAAGAGATGGACGTTTTGTTAGCACAAAACGATTCTTTAAGAGTAGAGAATTCATATTTAGCAACATCTTTAGATAGTACTCGTGTACGTTTAGAAGAGCGTACTATGTTTACAGATTCTTTATTGGTACAAAACAATGCTTTAGCAGAAGTTGTTGAAAATGCAGCGGTTTTAAATACAGTAGGATTAAAAGGATTTGGAGTTATTGAAAGAACTT includes:
- a CDS encoding chromosome partitioning protein ParA, which produces MENSKNSMGLKIALGVALVLFLATGFYTINLYKSSNQVQKDLTEEKQLVMNDLNAMAKQYDVAISENDVANKNLLDARSRIQGLIDSLKISETNVRSLWRYKKKYQSLQKEMDVLLAQNDSLRVENSYLATSLDSTRVRLEERTMFTDSLLVQNNALAEVVENAAVLNTVGLKGFGVIERTSGKLIPTERAGRTDKIRVCFTVAKNGLVQAGDQELYVQVIDPKNNTLGLNEQVEFNGKTLSYSIISKFNYENASLNICEFVASKGKKNFEKGRYVVNVFNERDLVSSSEFTLK